The Methanosphaera sp. BMS genome contains a region encoding:
- the hisS gene encoding histidine--tRNA ligase — protein sequence MDFTKPRGTRDFLIEDMKERKYVENTIRKTVESYGFNEIKTPIFEDLELFTTKSGDAIKEEIYHFQDKGGRDLALRPELTASVSRLYDNNLQKSAKPLKMYYFGSCFRYERPQAGRFRQFWQFGVEVIGGTPVYNEAEIIAMANETLKRLKIQNYEVAIGHLGIIKGVLNHLDIPSDKQTQIIASIDKQDYDLLDEILTTCNVNDEYKNIITSIINVNGSHDDLNSIRDLLLDIPESMEALEQLNEILTVVEAFGFDDYTVKLSIARGLDYYTGVVFEIYVPELGAQKQITGGGTYKLTSLFDSEDVESTGFAFGFDRIMEAFHKQKLEVEEDNYNKVLVVPIKKEFKMEAIKVAQLLRNADIITDIDLKGKKLKKNLSFANSNNINNVVLIGAQEVEDGTVTLKHMDSKEQVTIPRDELVDNILNE from the coding sequence ATGGATTTTACAAAACCAAGAGGAACAAGGGATTTTCTAATAGAGGATATGAAGGAACGTAAATACGTTGAAAATACCATTAGAAAGACAGTTGAAAGTTATGGATTCAATGAGATAAAAACGCCGATATTTGAGGATTTGGAACTGTTTACCACAAAAAGTGGAGATGCAATAAAGGAGGAGATTTATCACTTCCAGGATAAGGGCGGCCGTGACTTGGCATTAAGGCCGGAACTTACAGCCAGCGTGTCACGTTTATATGACAACAACCTCCAGAAGAGTGCAAAACCGTTGAAGATGTACTACTTCGGCAGCTGTTTCAGATATGAACGACCACAGGCAGGACGTTTCAGACAGTTCTGGCAGTTTGGCGTGGAGGTTATAGGTGGAACACCCGTCTATAACGAGGCCGAGATAATAGCAATGGCAAACGAGACCCTTAAAAGATTGAAGATTCAAAACTATGAGGTTGCAATAGGCCATTTGGGAATAATAAAGGGTGTTCTAAACCACCTGGATATCCCATCAGATAAACAGACACAAATCATTGCCAGTATCGATAAGCAAGATTATGATTTGCTTGATGAAATCCTTACAACATGCAATGTCAACGATGAATATAAAAACATCATCACAAGCATCATCAATGTCAACGGCTCACATGATGATTTAAACAGCATCCGGGATTTACTGCTGGACATACCAGAAAGTATGGAAGCATTAGAGCAGTTGAATGAAATATTGACCGTTGTTGAGGCATTCGGATTTGATGATTATACCGTGAAGTTATCCATTGCACGTGGTCTTGACTATTACACGGGCGTCGTATTTGAGATATATGTACCCGAGCTTGGTGCCCAAAAACAGATTACCGGTGGTGGAACATACAAGCTAACAAGCCTATTTGACAGTGAAGACGTAGAATCCACGGGATTTGCATTTGGTTTTGACCGTATCATGGAAGCGTTCCACAAGCAGAAACTTGAAGTGGAAGAGGACAACTACAACAAGGTACTTGTCGTTCCTATCAAGAAGGAATTCAAAATGGAAGCCATCAAGGTTGCACAATTACTTAGAAATGCAGATATCATAACGGACATTGACCTTAAGGGCAAGAAGCTTAAGAAAAATCTGTCCTTTGCAAACAGCAACAACATCAACAATGTAGTGTTGATTGGAGCACAGGAAGTTGAGGATGGTACCGTTACGTTAAAGCATATGGATAGCAAAGAGCAGGTAACAATTCCACGTGATGAACTTGTGGACAATATACTAAACGAGTAG
- the hisI gene encoding phosphoribosyl-AMP cyclohydrolase codes for MEPNFRHEINGKKLATAIVQDYNTNEVLMLAFIDKDAYIKTVKTKKAHFYSTSRNKIWLKGEESGHTQEVQKILFDCDRDAVIFKVKQNGGACHTGHYSCFYSVLSSDNNSLIEFGDKVFDPDEIYSK; via the coding sequence ATTGAACCTAACTTTAGGCATGAAATCAATGGTAAAAAGTTAGCAACCGCCATTGTCCAGGATTATAATACAAATGAAGTGCTGATGCTTGCATTTATCGATAAAGATGCTTATATCAAAACAGTAAAAACCAAGAAGGCACACTTCTATAGTACCAGCAGAAATAAAATATGGCTTAAGGGTGAAGAGTCAGGCCATACACAGGAAGTACAAAAGATACTCTTTGACTGTGACAGGGATGCCGTGATATTCAAGGTCAAACAGAATGGTGGAGCATGTCATACTGGTCATTATTCCTGCTTCTATAGCGTGCTGTCAAGTGACAATAACAGTCTTATAGAATTTGGCGATAAGGTATTTGACCCGGATGAAATCTATAGCAAGTAG
- a CDS encoding PINc/VapC family ATPase has protein sequence MKIVPDTSIIIDQMLTKLIEDCFENAEVLIPEAVQSEIENHANRRKDIGYSGIDELKRLRTLADEGVIDLKYVGRRPQLDEVSLARGGEIDAMIRDIARKHNATLVTSDRLQSQIAEAQGIDTYFYQKQAPQIVKTELEKYFADDISSIHLRENTVPMAKRGKPGQIELIELDYVPLRYNDLDRITNELLAQTQLRQDAFIEIEKNGVKVIQFGNLRVTVAKRPFADGFEITAIKPVNRLDLIDYDVSEKLLKRLSDEAKGILVAGSPGAGKSTFAQALAEYYHYDLEKIVKTMENPRDLNLDDNITQYAPLEGSMEDTADILLLVRPDFTLFDEVRKTRDFEIYSDMRLAGVGMIGIVHATRAIDAIQRFLGRLELGVIPSVIDTTIYIEDGEIRSVYSIELTVKVPTGMIEADLARPVIEIKDLETEELLYEIYTYGEQTIVMNVNKPKDSNKEDKSSVDKIVTRVIRNEIYRIVPNVAVEISLLSNNRALVEIDPEYAGTIIGKNGKTIEKIEERAGISIEVQDLEVKEIEDKKIIPVSISGNYISLNFRKEDIGASYDIIVEGEYLFTATVGKKANIRLKRNIEMGEIIIKAMKKDEPVYARLRNEDFY, from the coding sequence ATGAAAATTGTACCTGATACCAGCATTATTATAGATCAAATGCTTACCAAACTGATAGAGGATTGTTTTGAAAATGCGGAAGTGCTGATACCGGAGGCCGTGCAGTCAGAGATTGAAAACCATGCAAACAGAAGAAAGGATATTGGATATAGTGGTATTGATGAGCTAAAGAGGCTGCGTACCCTTGCTGATGAGGGAGTTATTGACCTTAAGTATGTCGGCAGACGTCCACAGTTGGATGAGGTTTCACTTGCACGCGGTGGTGAAATAGATGCGATGATCAGGGATATTGCAAGAAAACACAACGCCACCCTGGTTACCAGTGACAGACTTCAAAGTCAGATAGCAGAGGCACAGGGCATTGACACATACTTCTACCAGAAGCAGGCCCCGCAAATTGTTAAAACCGAACTTGAGAAGTACTTTGCAGATGACATATCAAGCATACATCTTAGGGAAAATACCGTGCCAATGGCCAAGCGTGGAAAGCCCGGTCAAATCGAGTTGATTGAACTTGACTATGTTCCGCTTAGATATAATGACCTTGACAGGATAACGAATGAACTGTTGGCTCAGACCCAGCTTAGACAGGACGCATTTATTGAAATAGAAAAAAATGGAGTGAAAGTCATTCAATTCGGCAATTTAAGAGTAACTGTTGCCAAACGTCCATTTGCGGATGGATTTGAGATAACTGCCATTAAACCTGTTAACAGGCTTGACTTGATAGACTACGACGTTTCCGAGAAGTTGCTTAAAAGATTATCCGATGAGGCTAAGGGAATACTTGTAGCAGGTTCTCCAGGTGCGGGTAAGTCAACCTTTGCCCAGGCTTTGGCGGAATATTATCATTATGATTTGGAAAAGATTGTTAAGACCATGGAAAATCCTAGGGACTTGAATCTTGATGATAACATTACACAGTATGCTCCACTGGAGGGAAGCATGGAGGATACGGCTGACATACTTCTTCTTGTGAGGCCGGACTTCACTTTGTTTGATGAGGTTAGAAAGACCCGTGACTTTGAAATATACTCAGATATGAGACTTGCGGGTGTGGGAATGATTGGAATTGTCCATGCTACACGTGCAATTGATGCAATTCAAAGATTTCTGGGACGATTGGAGTTGGGTGTCATCCCATCTGTCATCGATACTACAATCTATATAGAGGATGGTGAGATTAGATCAGTCTACTCCATTGAACTGACAGTCAAGGTGCCTACCGGTATGATTGAGGCTGACTTGGCAAGGCCTGTTATAGAAATAAAGGATTTGGAAACTGAGGAATTGCTGTATGAAATATATACATATGGTGAACAGACAATCGTGATGAACGTCAACAAGCCGAAGGATTCAAATAAGGAGGACAAGTCATCAGTTGACAAGATTGTAACCCGTGTCATTAGAAATGAAATTTACAGGATAGTGCCTAACGTGGCTGTTGAGATATCACTGTTGTCAAATAACCGTGCACTTGTAGAGATTGACCCTGAATATGCAGGTACCATTATAGGCAAGAACGGCAAGACAATAGAGAAAATAGAGGAAAGAGCCGGTATAAGCATTGAAGTGCAGGACTTGGAAGTCAAGGAAATTGAGGACAAGAAGATTATCCCTGTAAGCATTTCCGGCAACTATATCTCACTTAACTTTAGAAAAGAGGATATTGGTGCAAGTTATGATATCATAGTTGAAGGAGAGTATCTTTTTACCGCTACTGTTGGTAAAAAGGCCAATATCAGACTTAAAAGAAATATTGAGATGGGCGAGATTATCATCAAAGCCATGAAAAAGGATGAACCGGTATATGCCAGACTAAGAAATGAGGACTTTTATTAA
- a CDS encoding sugar phosphate isomerase/epimerase: protein MKFSISTHGLYPAKIENVLEFIDRVHFRYLEIVKEYPYYDVTSDDLSSYDINCSIHSPISDINIASHMDKIREASIREIEDSFRMANDINAECVVVHPGTISSMAYKFTDKILEYNTDSLVKCQRLAEEYGVRMCLENMPLVDGLLYSNIDALFEFVEQTLHCDICMDVGHAYTNAFGVDEMFKSSDIRHVHLSDNDGSYDMHDALGSGDIDFVGVFDTLERIKYDGICVIEVKSLANVYKSIDYLKSIERI from the coding sequence ATGAAATTCAGTATTTCAACTCATGGATTGTATCCTGCAAAGATTGAAAATGTTTTGGAGTTTATTGACAGGGTTCACTTCAGGTATTTGGAGATTGTTAAGGAATATCCATATTATGATGTGACAAGCGATGACCTATCAAGTTATGATATTAACTGCAGCATTCACTCACCAATCAGTGACATTAACATAGCAAGCCATATGGACAAAATCAGGGAGGCTTCAATCAGGGAGATTGAAGATTCCTTCAGGATGGCCAATGATATCAATGCCGAATGTGTCGTGGTTCATCCGGGTACAATTTCTTCGATGGCATATAAGTTTACCGATAAGATTTTGGAGTACAACACGGACAGCCTAGTTAAGTGTCAACGACTTGCCGAGGAGTATGGCGTCAGGATGTGTCTTGAAAACATGCCCTTGGTTGATGGACTGCTGTACTCGAATATTGATGCCCTCTTTGAGTTTGTTGAACAGACACTTCACTGTGACATTTGTATGGACGTGGGACATGCATATACCAATGCATTCGGCGTTGATGAGATGTTCAAATCAAGTGATATCCGTCACGTGCATCTTAGCGACAATGACGGCTCATATGATATGCATGACGCGTTAGGCTCCGGGGATATTGACTTTGTAGGGGTATTTGACACTCTTGAAAGGATTAAATATGACGGCATATGTGTCATTGAGGTTAAAAGTCTTGCCAATGTATATAAGAGCATTGACTATTTGAAGAGTATTGAAAGGATTTAG
- the endA gene encoding tRNA-intron lyase yields MNSILKDDRVIVIDEHAHNLYNKRYYGNLTNIGLELSLIEALYLLNKDKILIFDGENIVDEKRLTGIIKDRHIYSHYLVYSDLRTRGYIIKTGFKYGSDFRIYERGHSPGDGHSSFLVKILSEEQNINVTDFSSYVRVAHGVRKTLLLAVVDDEYDITYYNVEWTRP; encoded by the coding sequence ATGAATTCTATTTTAAAGGATGACCGTGTAATAGTTATTGATGAACATGCCCATAACCTATATAATAAGCGTTATTATGGTAACCTTACCAATATCGGACTGGAGTTATCACTCATTGAAGCATTGTATCTTTTAAACAAGGACAAGATACTTATCTTTGATGGTGAAAACATCGTTGATGAAAAACGTTTGACTGGCATCATAAAGGACAGGCATATCTATTCCCATTATCTTGTCTATAGTGACCTTCGTACACGCGGCTATATCATCAAGACCGGATTTAAGTATGGAAGTGACTTCAGGATATATGAGCGTGGACATAGCCCCGGTGACGGTCATTCCAGTTTTCTTGTGAAGATTTTGTCAGAGGAACAGAACATTAATGTCACTGACTTTTCAAGCTATGTTCGTGTAGCTCATGGTGTCCGTAAGACTTTGCTGTTGGCTGTTGTTGATGACGAGTATGACATTACCTATTATAATGTTGAATGGACAAGGCCGTAA
- a CDS encoding tryptophan--tRNA ligase, producing the protein MIDPWGSSIIDYEKLTQQFGIKAFKDVVGDIPDASKLMTRGIIFGHRDYEKITDALNNNKKFATMTGMMPSGRMHIGHKMVVDQLKWYQSMGSDIYLSIADMEAYAARNINKEESRRLALEEYIVNYIALGLDVTRDNFHLYLQSENDDVKNLAYLIGKKITFSQMRSIYGFDNSTNISHIYTPLLQVADILHPQLEEHGGPKPVIVPVGPDQDPHIRLTRDIAAKFNEEYSFVEPSATFHRFMTGLTGEKMSSSKPKTAIYLTDTVKDAVKKTKSAKTGGRDSLKEQKELGGQPDKCSIYELLVYHLVDDDSKLEEIKDKCLNGEILCGECKACACELLEKMFEDLNSKRSEAEEIAENLL; encoded by the coding sequence ATGATTGATCCATGGGGTTCTTCCATCATTGACTATGAGAAGCTCACACAACAGTTTGGTATAAAGGCATTTAAGGATGTTGTAGGTGACATTCCGGATGCCAGTAAATTGATGACCAGAGGAATCATCTTTGGTCATAGGGATTATGAAAAGATAACCGATGCATTGAATAACAACAAGAAATTTGCTACCATGACCGGTATGATGCCCAGCGGCCGTATGCATATCGGACATAAGATGGTTGTGGATCAGCTTAAGTGGTATCAGTCCATGGGCTCTGACATCTACCTGTCAATTGCGGATATGGAGGCATATGCTGCACGTAACATAAACAAGGAGGAGTCAAGACGCCTTGCATTGGAGGAGTACATCGTCAATTATATTGCATTGGGCCTTGATGTTACAAGGGATAACTTCCATTTGTATCTGCAATCGGAAAATGATGACGTTAAAAACCTGGCGTATCTGATTGGTAAGAAGATTACATTTAGCCAGATGCGTAGTATCTACGGTTTTGACAACAGTACCAACATATCTCATATCTACACGCCGCTTTTGCAGGTAGCCGACATTTTGCATCCACAACTGGAGGAACATGGCGGTCCTAAACCCGTCATTGTACCTGTCGGTCCCGACCAGGACCCACATATAAGACTTACAAGGGACATTGCGGCAAAGTTTAATGAAGAGTACTCCTTTGTTGAGCCGTCAGCTACGTTCCACCGCTTCATGACCGGCCTTACGGGAGAGAAGATGAGCAGCAGCAAACCTAAAACCGCAATATACTTAACCGATACTGTTAAGGATGCTGTTAAAAAGACCAAAAGTGCCAAGACGGGCGGACGTGACAGTCTTAAAGAGCAGAAGGAACTTGGAGGACAGCCGGATAAGTGTTCAATATATGAGTTGCTTGTATACCATCTGGTGGATGATGACAGTAAACTGGAAGAAATCAAGGACAAATGTCTCAATGGTGAAATTCTCTGTGGCGAGTGTAAGGCATGTGCCTGTGAGCTGTTAGAGAAAATGTTTGAAGACTTGAACTCAAAAAGAAGCGAAGCCGAAGAGATTGCCGAAAACCTACTGTAA